Within the Burkholderia sp. NRF60-BP8 genome, the region AGACGAGATGCTCGCCGTCGACCTTGCCGCCATGGCCGAGATGGGCGCCCAGATGCGGACAATACGGGCTGATGGCTTTGGCGGCGCCGGACTGCGTACGGTAGACGACAAGTTCGCCACCCATGAATGGAACGGTCTGTATGCGGCCTGGTTTGAGATCGCGGCTGAAGCACGCGCCGAACCAACCGTTCGGGTAGGGCAGCGGACTGCGCGCATCCACCACCGGGCTGTGTCGGGGCAAGATCGGGTAGGTCGGATTCCGCATGGGACATCTCCGAATGCGACGGTTGCGCAAATGACTCGTCACGCGGCGCTCGAGGCTTGCCACGCGCCGGACGGCGAGCGGATCAGGTATGCGGCGCGAGCGCCGATGCGGTGCCGTGCAGCAACTCGGCCGGCAGCGGAAAGACCGCTGTTTCACGCCGTCCGGCCATGGTTTCGATCTCCAGCGGTGTGTACGTCCGCAATGCCGCAATTACCTCGTCGACCAATGTTTCGGGTGCGGATGCACCCGACGTGATGCCCACGGTTGCGATGCCCTGGAACCACTGCGGCCCCAGCTCACCGGCATCGGCGATCAAGTGGCTAGGGATGCCCGATTCGAGCGCGATCTCGTGCAGTCGTACGGTGTTCGAGCTGTAGCGGGCGCCAATCACCAGCATCAGTTCGACTCTGCGGCAAAGCTCGCGTACGGCCGTTTGCCGGTTCTGCGTGGCATAACAGATGTCGTGGACATTCGGGCCGACGATGCCTGGATATCGCTGTTTGAGCGCGTAGATGATGTCGCGCGTGTCGTCCACGCTGAGTGTGGTCTGCGTGATATAGGCCAGCGGCGCGTCGGCGGCAAACGGCAGGGCCGCCACATCGGCCTTGCTTTCCACCAGGACCGTCGCGTCCGGTGCCTGGTCCAGCGTGCCGACGACTTCGGGGTGTCCGGCGTGCCCGATCAACACGACGGTCTTCCCTTGCGACGCATAACGCCGGGCCTGGACGTGAACCTTGGCGACGAGCGGGCAGGTGGCGTCGAGCACATGCAAGCCGCGCTGGCGCGCTTCTGCCTCCACCATTTGACCCACACCATGGGCACTGAACACGGTCACCGCCTGTTCGGGAATGTCGTCGAGGGACTCGACGAAGACTGCACCTTTGCGCTTGAGGCCGTCTACGACTCGCCGGTTGTGGACGATTTCGTGCCGAACGTAGACGGGAGCACCGTATTTTTCCAGTGCCCGATCGACAATGTCGATTGCGCGTACGACTCCGGCGCAAAAGCCGCGAGGTTCGGCAAGGATGACGCGCATGTTGAAATCTCCGGGAAAGGTGCGATATGTCGATAAACGCGGAACAGGGTGCCGTCATGGCCGACCGGCGAATCCATCCGCTGTCGCGTAAGAGCGTGGTTCTCTGCCGGCGCCGAGCGTTTGCTTCAGATTCAGCGCGGCGTGCCGCGCATTGATCAGCGGTTGTTCGCAAAAGCTGCGCGCGGGGCCTGGCGGCAGCGCGTCCAGGTACGCCTGCGCCAGTGCGAGCTCTCGCTCGACATAACCGAGCATCTCGGGCAAGCCCCAGCCGTGCGGCCAGAAATCGACCCCGCGCCCGGTGTCTTCGTCGCGATCGATCAGGATGTTGACGGCCTGCAGCGCGCGGCCGTATCCGATGGCGTCGGTACGGTTGGTATCGGTGTGATTGAACCAGCCCCACAGATCGCTGAGTAGCAGTACCAGCGTGC harbors:
- the ispH gene encoding 4-hydroxy-3-methylbut-2-enyl diphosphate reductase translates to MRVILAEPRGFCAGVVRAIDIVDRALEKYGAPVYVRHEIVHNRRVVDGLKRKGAVFVESLDDIPEQAVTVFSAHGVGQMVEAEARQRGLHVLDATCPLVAKVHVQARRYASQGKTVVLIGHAGHPEVVGTLDQAPDATVLVESKADVAALPFAADAPLAYITQTTLSVDDTRDIIYALKQRYPGIVGPNVHDICYATQNRQTAVRELCRRVELMLVIGARYSSNTVRLHEIALESGIPSHLIADAGELGPQWFQGIATVGITSGASAPETLVDEVIAALRTYTPLEIETMAGRRETAVFPLPAELLHGTASALAPHT